A genomic window from Synechococcus sp. CBW1107 includes:
- the purU gene encoding formyltetrahydrofolate deformylase encodes MSVPTAILQLICPDRPGLVSELSGWVAANGGNIRHADHHTDAGAGLFLSRIEWQLEGFGLPREAMAPAVTALAERLGGVGQLHFSDTAARVAIFVSKQDHCLVDLLWRTRAGELPMQVPLVISNHPDLQALAEDFGARFVHLPVQPASKQEAERVQLQLLDEHGIELVVLAKYMQVLSPEFLSRFPMVINIHHSFLPAFKGAQPYHRAWERGVKLIGATAHYVTEDLDGGPIIEQATVPVSHRDDVEDLIRKGRDMERLALARALRLHLRRQVMVYRGRTAVFS; translated from the coding sequence ATGAGCGTGCCCACAGCGATTCTGCAGCTGATCTGCCCCGACCGTCCCGGTCTGGTCAGTGAGCTCTCGGGCTGGGTGGCGGCCAACGGCGGCAACATCCGCCATGCCGATCACCACACCGATGCCGGCGCGGGGCTGTTCCTCAGCCGGATCGAATGGCAACTGGAAGGTTTCGGACTGCCACGGGAGGCGATGGCGCCGGCGGTGACGGCTCTGGCGGAGCGGCTCGGTGGTGTGGGCCAGCTCCATTTCTCCGACACCGCTGCGCGGGTGGCGATCTTCGTGAGCAAGCAGGATCACTGCCTGGTGGATCTGCTCTGGCGAACGCGCGCCGGGGAGTTGCCGATGCAGGTGCCGCTGGTGATCTCCAATCACCCTGATCTCCAGGCCCTGGCCGAGGATTTCGGCGCACGTTTCGTTCATCTGCCGGTGCAGCCCGCCTCAAAGCAGGAGGCTGAGCGGGTGCAGCTGCAGCTCCTCGACGAGCACGGCATCGAGCTGGTGGTGCTCGCCAAGTACATGCAGGTGCTCAGCCCCGAATTTCTGTCCCGTTTCCCCATGGTGATCAACATCCACCATTCCTTCCTGCCGGCCTTCAAGGGCGCTCAGCCCTATCACCGGGCCTGGGAGCGGGGCGTGAAGCTGATCGGGGCCACGGCGCACTACGTGACCGAGGATCTCGACGGCGGACCGATCATCGAGCAGGCCACCGTGCCGGTCAGCCACCGGGATGACGTCGAGGACCTGATCCGCAAGGGTCGGGACATGGAGCGGCTGGCCCTGGCCAGGGCTCTGCGTCTGCATCTGCGCCGTCAGGTGATGGTCTACCGGGGTCGTACCGCCGTGTTCTCGTGA
- the psbQ gene encoding photosystem II protein PsbQ — protein sequence MAAQLVSTLRHSLRRLALVALAVVLSFGLVACDGGQAKKPPSISPADMAIIQRQAEGFLAAKDRLPELASLVNEKNWVFTRNLIHGPMQEVGREMLYINQRLLPADRAGATALANQLKSALAELDEAARLQDGERLRKSYIKVASGFGAYAEVLPAAALPSGSEA from the coding sequence ATGGCCGCTCAGCTGGTTTCCACCCTTCGTCATTCGCTGAGGCGGCTGGCCCTTGTGGCCCTCGCCGTCGTTCTCAGCTTCGGATTGGTGGCCTGCGATGGCGGCCAGGCCAAGAAGCCCCCGAGCATCAGCCCCGCCGACATGGCGATCATCCAGAGGCAGGCCGAGGGATTCCTCGCCGCCAAGGACCGTCTTCCCGAGCTGGCGTCACTGGTGAACGAGAAGAACTGGGTGTTCACGCGCAACCTGATTCACGGCCCGATGCAGGAAGTGGGCCGCGAAATGCTCTACATCAACCAGCGCCTTCTTCCCGCCGACCGCGCCGGGGCCACGGCCCTGGCCAACCAGCTCAAGAGCGCCCTCGCCGAGCTCGATGAGGCCGCCCGTCTCCAGGACGGTGAACGGCTGCGCAAGAGCTACATCAAGGTGGCCAGCGGCTTCGGCGCCTACGCCGAGGTCCTCCCCGCTGCCGCCCTGCCCAGCGGCTCCGAGGCCTGA
- a CDS encoding ClC family H(+)/Cl(-) exchange transporter: MLEEHWLKVILALVVTGLGAATAALLFKLGLDGLGRLRLRMLALGPDWLLLPAISGGGGLIAGLLVQIGAPAAQGSGVPQVMQFLRGRPIPMGFEVAAVKLVAGIVAIGSGFPLGPSGPSIQMGSSVGWMMARLLKAPNAFRRMIVAAGGGAGIAAVFNAPIGGFLYTLEELLQGARPVVMLLVLVTTFWADTWADLLGLAGLGMHSAGWNLGRGFVLERQVTTYVEVLPLDLLVLFVVGALVAAGAETYCRFVVRLHNWRRQLGIPLAGAMAAAGVVLGVVDALLPADFINRAGIRQAVAEGDIDISKALAIVLVLFLSTGLAAAAGTPGGLFAPMLTLGGALGLAAAGMMEQMGISAPNTTIFAGMAAFMTACTRTPMTATFLTFALTKELLLLKPVLVASLGSLVVARLLHRQSIFQRLIPPDPPRSASGQGVGGLPVLSVPLRPRQL; this comes from the coding sequence ATGCTGGAGGAGCACTGGCTCAAGGTGATCCTGGCGCTGGTGGTCACCGGGCTGGGGGCCGCCACAGCGGCTCTGCTGTTCAAGCTGGGGCTCGATGGGCTGGGGCGCCTGCGTCTGCGCATGCTCGCGCTCGGCCCCGACTGGCTGCTGCTGCCGGCCATCAGTGGCGGCGGCGGCCTGATCGCCGGTCTTCTGGTGCAGATCGGGGCACCTGCGGCCCAGGGGTCGGGGGTCCCCCAGGTGATGCAGTTCCTGCGCGGGCGGCCGATCCCGATGGGCTTCGAGGTGGCCGCGGTGAAGCTGGTGGCGGGGATCGTGGCCATCGGCAGCGGCTTTCCGCTCGGCCCCTCCGGCCCCTCGATCCAGATGGGCAGTTCCGTGGGCTGGATGATGGCCCGCCTGCTCAAGGCACCCAACGCCTTTCGGCGCATGATCGTGGCCGCCGGCGGCGGCGCGGGGATCGCGGCGGTGTTCAACGCGCCGATCGGCGGCTTCCTTTACACCCTCGAGGAGCTGCTGCAGGGGGCACGACCCGTGGTGATGCTGCTGGTGCTGGTCACCACCTTCTGGGCCGACACCTGGGCCGATCTGCTCGGCCTTGCCGGGCTGGGGATGCACAGCGCCGGCTGGAATCTGGGCCGGGGGTTCGTCCTGGAGCGGCAGGTCACCACCTATGTGGAGGTGTTGCCACTGGACCTGCTGGTGCTGTTCGTGGTCGGGGCCCTGGTGGCGGCGGGGGCCGAGACCTACTGCCGCTTCGTGGTCAGGCTGCACAACTGGCGACGCCAGCTGGGCATCCCCCTGGCCGGGGCCATGGCCGCGGCCGGGGTGGTGCTCGGTGTCGTCGACGCCCTGCTGCCCGCCGATTTCATCAACCGTGCGGGCATCCGCCAGGCCGTGGCGGAGGGTGACATCGACATCAGCAAAGCCCTGGCCATCGTCCTGGTGCTCTTTCTGAGCACTGGTCTGGCCGCGGCCGCAGGCACTCCCGGCGGGCTGTTCGCGCCGATGCTCACCCTCGGAGGGGCCCTGGGCCTGGCGGCGGCCGGGATGATGGAGCAGATGGGGATCAGTGCCCCGAACACCACGATCTTCGCCGGCATGGCGGCCTTCATGACCGCCTGCACGCGCACGCCGATGACGGCCACCTTCCTGACCTTCGCCCTCACCAAGGAGCTGCTGCTGCTCAAACCGGTACTGGTGGCCAGCCTGGGCAGCCTCGTGGTGGCCCGGCTGCTGCATCGCCAGTCGATCTTCCAGCGGCTGATCCCACCCGACCCCCCCCGCAGTGCCAGCGGCCAGGGGGTCGGCGGGCTGCCGGTGCTGTCGGTGCCGCTGAGGCCGCGGCAGCTCTGA
- a CDS encoding O-antigen ligase, producing the protein MRQEWLQRLDATRPEGASPLGWRCFQLGLLLLASSALLAGILLLVALILGCRQRLPWWRDRVNQMLLLVSALMVLGCFTASSGWLAWVGLANWLPFFWAFWGFQPYLASAPARRRVALWLVVGTVPVIVTGLGQLFWGWSGPFQILGGAIIWHLKAGGNPPGRLAGLFDYANIAGAWLALVWPFALAALLQGRQSWRKGLPALLITVGLVAAMALTDSRNAWGALVLALPLVAGPARWIWLLPLLLLVLLPVGLASLPGVPPVLQQPARALVPGVIWERLSDLEFAGRRPLAITRVNQWGVALQLVAERPWLGWGAAAFSVIYPLRTAGIWHGHPHNLPIDLAVSHGALVAVLLVGLVLALQIQAARRGMASGALFERAWWAAFLVLMALHATDIPLYDSRINIAGWVLLCGLRASSLSLEPRRRA; encoded by the coding sequence GTGAGGCAGGAGTGGCTGCAGCGCCTTGATGCGACGAGGCCCGAGGGCGCCTCGCCCCTGGGTTGGCGGTGTTTTCAGCTGGGCCTGCTGCTGCTTGCCAGTTCGGCCCTGCTGGCCGGGATCCTCCTGCTGGTGGCCCTGATCCTGGGCTGCCGCCAGCGACTGCCCTGGTGGCGTGATCGGGTCAACCAGATGCTGCTGCTGGTGTCGGCCCTGATGGTGCTGGGCTGTTTCACCGCCTCCAGCGGCTGGCTGGCCTGGGTGGGTCTGGCCAACTGGCTGCCGTTCTTCTGGGCCTTCTGGGGGTTCCAGCCCTACCTGGCCTCAGCCCCGGCCCGCCGCCGGGTGGCTCTCTGGCTGGTGGTCGGCACCGTACCGGTGATCGTCACCGGCCTGGGGCAGCTCTTCTGGGGCTGGAGCGGGCCATTTCAGATCCTGGGGGGTGCGATCATCTGGCACCTCAAGGCCGGCGGCAACCCGCCCGGGCGCCTGGCCGGCCTGTTCGACTACGCCAACATCGCCGGAGCCTGGCTGGCCCTGGTCTGGCCCTTTGCCCTGGCCGCCCTGCTGCAGGGCCGCCAGTCGTGGCGGAAGGGCCTGCCGGCGCTGCTGATCACCGTGGGCCTGGTGGCCGCCATGGCCCTCACCGACTCCCGCAATGCCTGGGGGGCCCTGGTGCTGGCGCTTCCCCTGGTGGCGGGTCCGGCCCGCTGGATCTGGCTCCTGCCCCTGCTGCTGCTGGTGCTGCTGCCCGTGGGGCTGGCCAGCCTGCCTGGGGTGCCCCCGGTGCTGCAGCAGCCCGCCCGTGCCCTGGTTCCCGGAGTGATCTGGGAGCGGCTGAGTGATCTGGAGTTCGCCGGCCGCCGGCCTCTGGCCATCACCCGGGTCAACCAGTGGGGGGTGGCCCTGCAGCTGGTGGCGGAACGACCCTGGCTGGGCTGGGGCGCCGCCGCCTTCAGTGTGATCTACCCGCTGCGCACCGCCGGCATCTGGCATGGGCATCCCCATAATCTGCCGATCGACCTGGCGGTCAGCCATGGGGCTCTTGTGGCGGTGCTGCTCGTGGGCCTGGTTCTGGCCCTGCAGATTCAGGCGGCCCGCCGCGGGATGGCCAGCGGCGCGTTGTTCGAGCGCGCCTGGTGGGCGGCCTTCCTGGTGCTGATGGCGCTCCACGCCACCGATATTCCCCTCTACGACAGCCGTATCAACATCGCCGGCTGGGTGCTGCTCTGCGGTCTGCGCGCCTCTTCCCTCAGCCTGGAGCCTCGGCGGCGGGCCTGA
- a CDS encoding radical SAM protein has translation MLAFPSTYSVGITSLGFQVVWATLARRSDLDVRRLFTDRGDPPHRHCDLFGLSLSWELDGPVLLDLLEQQRIPLWSRDRGEDDPIVFGGGPVLTANPEPLAPFFDAVLLGDGEQLLPDFVEAVIAHRQAPRAERLRALARVPGVYVPALYSPRYDSEGRLLAIEPTETGIPAIVAKQTWRSNTLSHSTVITPEAAWPSIHMVEVVRSCPELCRFCLASYLTLPFRTPSLDDGLIPAVEAGLGATRRLGLLGASVTQHPQFDDLLSWLDQDRFEDTRVSVSSVRAATVTPQLGRILARRGSKSLTIAIESGSERLRRVVNKKLSREEIFAAARYAKEGGLSGLKLYGMAGLPTEDDEDIEATADLLLALKKATPGLRLSLGVSSFVPKAHTPFQWEPVRPEAEKRLKRLARRLQPKGIELRPESYGWSVIQALLSRSDRRLAPVIAAVRGRHGSQGGWKTAYRSVCEQPQGNLPPPPPWQDAIHDLWEPERVLPWEHLEGPLPKATLARHRQEALAIDGVRPAAEAPG, from the coding sequence GTGCTGGCTTTCCCCAGCACCTACTCGGTGGGTATCACCAGCCTCGGCTTTCAGGTGGTCTGGGCGACCCTGGCGCGGCGATCCGACCTGGATGTGCGGCGACTGTTCACCGACCGTGGCGACCCCCCCCACCGCCACTGCGACCTGTTCGGGCTTTCCCTCAGCTGGGAACTGGATGGGCCGGTGCTGCTGGACCTGCTGGAGCAGCAGCGCATTCCGCTCTGGAGCCGGGACCGGGGAGAAGACGATCCGATCGTTTTCGGGGGCGGGCCGGTGCTCACCGCCAACCCCGAGCCCCTGGCCCCCTTCTTCGATGCCGTCCTGCTGGGTGACGGCGAACAGTTGCTGCCTGACTTCGTGGAGGCGGTGATCGCCCACCGGCAGGCCCCCAGAGCCGAGCGTCTGCGCGCCCTGGCCCGGGTCCCGGGTGTGTACGTGCCGGCGCTCTACTCCCCGCGCTACGACTCCGAGGGCCGCCTGCTGGCAATCGAGCCCACGGAGACCGGCATCCCGGCGATCGTGGCCAAGCAGACCTGGCGGAGCAATACCCTCAGCCACTCCACGGTGATCACCCCCGAAGCGGCCTGGCCCTCGATCCACATGGTCGAGGTGGTACGCAGCTGCCCCGAACTCTGCCGCTTCTGCCTGGCCAGCTACCTCACCCTGCCGTTCCGCACACCATCACTGGACGATGGTCTGATCCCCGCTGTGGAAGCGGGTCTGGGCGCCACCCGCCGGCTGGGATTGCTGGGGGCCTCGGTGACCCAGCACCCCCAGTTCGACGACCTGCTGAGCTGGCTCGACCAGGACCGCTTCGAGGACACCCGGGTGAGTGTCAGTTCGGTGCGGGCCGCCACGGTCACCCCGCAGCTGGGGCGGATCCTGGCCCGGCGGGGAAGCAAATCGCTGACGATCGCCATCGAAAGTGGCAGCGAGCGGCTGCGCCGGGTGGTGAACAAAAAACTCAGCCGCGAGGAGATTTTCGCCGCCGCCCGCTACGCGAAGGAGGGCGGGCTCAGCGGCCTGAAGCTCTATGGCATGGCCGGCCTCCCCACGGAGGACGACGAGGACATCGAAGCCACAGCCGATCTGCTGCTGGCGCTGAAGAAGGCCACCCCAGGACTGCGCCTGAGCCTGGGGGTGAGCAGCTTCGTGCCGAAGGCCCACACGCCCTTCCAGTGGGAGCCGGTGCGACCGGAGGCGGAGAAGCGCCTGAAACGGCTGGCACGCCGCCTGCAGCCCAAGGGCATTGAACTGCGACCCGAGAGCTACGGCTGGAGCGTGATCCAGGCCCTGCTCTCGCGCAGTGACAGGCGCCTGGCACCGGTGATCGCGGCTGTGCGCGGCCGCCACGGCAGCCAGGGGGGGTGGAAGACCGCCTACCGCAGCGTCTGCGAGCAGCCTCAGGGAAACCTGCCGCCACCCCCGCCCTGGCAGGACGCGATCCATGACCTGTGGGAGCCGGAGCGGGTGCTTCCCTGGGAGCACCTGGAGGGGCCCCTGCCCAAGGCCACCCTGGCGCGTCACCGGCAGGAGGCCCTGGCGATCGACGGGGTCAGGCCCGCCGCCGAGGCTCCAGGCTGA
- the pstS gene encoding phosphate ABC transporter substrate-binding protein PstS, whose product MKRRQPNSLAKVGTALGLSLSLALSACGSGGGGGGVTGSLNGAGASFPASIYQRWFQDLASEGINVNYQSVGSGAGVRQFVAGTIDFGASDAPMKDKDIAKVERGVVQVPMTAGAIAVAYNLPGCDLKLSQEQVVGVFLGKIKNYKDLGCADKPITVVHRSDGSGTTYNFTNSLAAFSDEWKNGPGAAKSVAWPTGVGAKGNEGIAATLKQTPGGIGYVETAYVQGELQAAAVQNKSGDMLKPTNETASAALGSIDIGADLVGSDPNPASGYPIVTFTWILLYKTGNGDKTALLQKVFEHTLSPKAQSLAPELGYVSLPPEVVARAKEAVASIGK is encoded by the coding sequence ATGAAACGACGTCAGCCCAATTCCCTCGCCAAGGTCGGTACGGCCCTGGGTCTCAGCCTCAGCCTGGCCCTCTCCGCCTGCGGAAGTGGCGGCGGCGGTGGCGGTGTCACCGGCAGCCTCAATGGAGCCGGTGCCTCCTTCCCGGCTTCGATCTATCAGCGCTGGTTCCAGGATCTGGCCAGCGAGGGCATCAACGTCAACTACCAGTCGGTGGGTTCAGGAGCTGGCGTGCGTCAGTTCGTGGCCGGCACCATCGATTTCGGAGCCTCCGACGCGCCGATGAAGGACAAGGACATCGCCAAGGTCGAGCGAGGCGTGGTTCAGGTGCCGATGACGGCGGGTGCCATCGCCGTGGCCTACAACCTGCCGGGCTGTGATCTCAAGCTCAGCCAGGAGCAGGTGGTGGGAGTGTTTCTCGGCAAGATCAAGAACTACAAGGATCTGGGCTGCGCCGACAAGCCGATCACCGTGGTGCACCGCTCGGACGGCTCCGGCACCACCTACAACTTCACCAACAGCCTGGCGGCTTTCAGCGACGAGTGGAAGAACGGACCCGGGGCGGCCAAGTCGGTGGCCTGGCCCACGGGTGTGGGTGCCAAGGGCAATGAAGGCATCGCCGCCACCTTGAAACAGACACCCGGCGGCATCGGCTACGTGGAAACCGCCTATGTGCAGGGTGAACTGCAGGCAGCGGCCGTGCAGAACAAGAGCGGCGACATGCTCAAACCCACGAACGAAACGGCCAGTGCTGCTCTGGGATCGATCGACATCGGAGCGGACCTGGTGGGCAGCGATCCCAATCCTGCCTCCGGCTATCCAATCGTGACCTTCACCTGGATCCTGCTTTACAAGACCGGCAACGGTGACAAGACCGCGCTGCTCCAGAAGGTGTTCGAGCACACCCTCTCGCCCAAGGCCCAATCACTGGCCCCCGAACTGGGCTATGTGAGCCTGCCCCCCGAAGTGGTGGCCCGGGCCAAGGAAGCCGTGGCCAGCATCGGCAAGTAA
- a CDS encoding FAD-binding oxidoreductase — protein sequence MVIGAGIVALATAWLLQCRGHRVRLIAPDADGPDLQECRSGSAAALGVLMAQVFRRSRGRAWRLRQTSLSLWTQWCQELNGRGCPVPFQAGLLLVPRDEGEAERLRLLLMERQALGLPLSWWEPSRLQELGLGDNGRRTGGLHSAEDGQLNPLVAMDAFRRDGLRRGLELFSDRVVELERRPAGWRVHGHSAAQAMETEWVVVAAGLASEGLLAPLGHQRPLQPVLGQCLELAVTPPARWPCPVVWQGLNLVPQPSGKLWLGATLEPGDLADPGLLEPMRQLADEALGGGLREAVVIRRWQGLRARPIGRPAPLLEQLEPGLLLLCGHHRNGVLLAPASAQWAVDQIEGSLTCR from the coding sequence GTGGTGATCGGGGCAGGCATCGTGGCCCTGGCCACGGCCTGGCTCCTCCAGTGCCGCGGCCATCGGGTGCGGCTGATCGCCCCGGACGCCGACGGGCCGGATCTCCAGGAATGCCGCAGCGGCAGTGCCGCGGCTCTGGGCGTGCTGATGGCCCAGGTGTTCCGGCGCAGCAGGGGCCGCGCCTGGCGCCTGCGTCAGACCTCCCTGAGCCTCTGGACTCAGTGGTGCCAGGAGCTGAACGGGCGTGGCTGCCCCGTCCCCTTCCAGGCGGGCCTGCTGCTGGTGCCGCGGGACGAGGGCGAGGCCGAGCGGCTGCGGCTGCTGCTGATGGAACGCCAGGCTCTCGGCCTGCCCCTGAGCTGGTGGGAGCCATCCCGGTTGCAGGAGCTGGGTCTGGGCGACAACGGGAGACGCACGGGCGGCCTCCATTCCGCCGAGGACGGACAGCTGAATCCCCTGGTCGCCATGGATGCCTTTCGCCGTGATGGCCTGCGGCGGGGGCTGGAGCTGTTCAGCGACCGGGTGGTGGAGCTGGAGCGGCGGCCGGCAGGCTGGAGGGTGCATGGCCACTCAGCCGCGCAGGCCATGGAGACCGAGTGGGTGGTGGTCGCTGCAGGCCTGGCCAGCGAAGGACTGCTGGCCCCCCTGGGGCATCAGCGACCACTCCAGCCTGTCCTGGGCCAGTGCCTGGAGCTGGCCGTCACCCCACCGGCCCGCTGGCCCTGCCCTGTGGTGTGGCAGGGCCTCAACCTGGTGCCCCAGCCCAGCGGAAAGCTCTGGCTGGGGGCGACCCTGGAGCCTGGAGATCTTGCCGACCCGGGGCTCCTCGAGCCGATGCGGCAGCTGGCCGATGAGGCCCTGGGCGGCGGGCTGAGGGAGGCGGTGGTGATCCGCCGCTGGCAGGGACTGCGGGCCAGACCCATCGGCCGACCGGCCCCGCTGCTGGAGCAACTGGAGCCAGGACTGCTGCTGCTGTGCGGTCACCACCGCAATGGTGTCCTGCTGGCGCCCGCCTCAGCCCAGTGGGCCGTGGATCAGATCGAAGGTTCCCTTACCTGTCGTTAA
- the acnB gene encoding bifunctional aconitate hydratase 2/2-methylisocitrate dehydratase, whose translation MPSSESVTDLLVSYRQAETERAALGVPPLPLTAQEVQALTQLLEQPPAGEEAFLLHLLSERIPPGVDEAAYVKASWLSAIAQGLSASPLVSAIEATRLLATMIGGYNVGALISLLGHDDATIAAEAASGLSRTLLVYDSFHDVLDLASSNPWAKQVVESWAAAEWFTAKPTLPADITVTVFKVEGETNTDDLSPATHATTRPDIPLHAMAMLETRMPGGLELIKQLQAKGHPVAYVGDVVGTGSSRKSAINSVLWHTGTDIPHVPNKRGGGVILGGKIAPIFFNTAEDSGALPIECDVSALNSGDVITIRPYAGTIERAAGEAGAGEVVARFELKPSTIADEVRAGGRIPLLIGRSLTDKVRAQLGLAPSELFIRPAAPADTGKGFTLAQKMVGKACGLPGVRPGTSCEPLMTTVGSQDTTGPMTRDEMKELACLGFSADLVLQSFCHTAAYPKPVDLKTHAELPDFFSSRGGVALRPGDGIIHSWLNRMLLPDTVGTGGDSHTRFPLGISFPAGSGLVAFAAAIGAMPLDMPESVLVRFSGSLQPGVTLRDVVNAIPWVAIQKGLLTVAKAGKINVFSGRIMEIEGLPDLKLEQAFELTDATAERSCAGCTIKLSEATVAEYLRSNVALLRNMIARGYHDERTMARRIQAMEAWLADPQLMSADADAEYAEILEINLDELTEPVLACPNDPDNVKLLSEVAGDRIDEVFIGSCMTNIGHYRAAATVLDGAGTSQARLWVCPPTRMDDEVLRAEGYTAKFEAAGARMELPGCSLCMGNQARVDDNTTVFSTSTRNFNNRLGNGAQVYLGSAELAAVCALLGHIPTPAEYLEIAAARIDPLSDQLYRYLNFDQIEGFEDQGRVVSSEEEARVLAEV comes from the coding sequence ATGCCCTCTTCAGAGAGTGTCACCGACCTGCTGGTCAGCTACCGCCAGGCGGAGACCGAGAGGGCGGCCCTGGGTGTGCCGCCCCTCCCCCTGACCGCCCAGGAGGTTCAGGCCCTCACCCAGCTGCTGGAGCAGCCTCCCGCCGGTGAGGAGGCCTTCCTCCTCCATCTGCTCAGTGAACGCATCCCACCGGGAGTGGATGAAGCCGCCTACGTCAAGGCCAGCTGGTTGAGTGCCATCGCCCAGGGGCTGAGCGCGAGCCCGCTGGTGAGCGCGATCGAGGCCACCCGGCTGCTGGCCACCATGATCGGCGGCTACAACGTCGGCGCCCTGATCAGCCTTCTGGGCCACGACGATGCCACCATCGCCGCCGAGGCGGCCAGCGGCCTCAGCCGCACCCTGCTCGTCTACGACTCCTTCCACGACGTGCTGGACCTGGCGTCCAGCAACCCCTGGGCCAAGCAGGTGGTGGAGTCCTGGGCCGCCGCCGAATGGTTCACCGCCAAACCCACGCTGCCCGCCGACATCACCGTCACGGTGTTCAAGGTGGAGGGTGAAACCAACACCGACGACCTCTCCCCCGCCACTCACGCCACCACCCGCCCCGACATCCCTCTGCACGCCATGGCGATGCTGGAGACACGCATGCCTGGCGGCCTGGAGCTGATCAAGCAGCTTCAGGCCAAGGGTCACCCCGTCGCCTACGTGGGCGATGTGGTGGGCACCGGCAGCTCACGCAAGTCGGCGATCAACTCCGTGCTCTGGCACACAGGCACCGACATCCCCCATGTCCCGAACAAACGCGGCGGCGGCGTGATCCTGGGGGGCAAGATCGCGCCGATCTTCTTCAACACCGCCGAAGATTCCGGCGCCCTGCCGATCGAGTGCGATGTCTCGGCGCTGAACTCGGGTGATGTGATCACGATCCGCCCCTACGCAGGCACCATCGAGCGGGCCGCCGGCGAAGCCGGCGCGGGTGAGGTGGTGGCCCGGTTCGAGCTCAAGCCCAGCACCATCGCCGATGAAGTGCGCGCCGGAGGCCGCATCCCCCTGCTGATCGGCCGCTCGCTGACCGACAAGGTGCGGGCCCAGCTGGGTCTGGCTCCCTCGGAGCTGTTCATCCGTCCCGCGGCCCCGGCCGACACCGGCAAGGGCTTCACCCTGGCCCAGAAGATGGTGGGCAAGGCCTGCGGCCTGCCGGGCGTGCGGCCCGGCACCAGCTGCGAGCCGCTGATGACCACCGTGGGCTCCCAGGACACCACCGGGCCGATGACCCGCGATGAGATGAAGGAGCTGGCCTGCCTCGGCTTCTCCGCCGATCTGGTGCTGCAGAGCTTCTGTCACACAGCCGCCTACCCCAAGCCGGTGGATCTGAAAACCCATGCCGAGCTGCCCGATTTCTTCAGCTCGAGGGGCGGTGTGGCCCTGCGCCCCGGCGACGGCATCATCCACAGCTGGCTGAACCGCATGCTCCTGCCCGACACCGTGGGCACCGGCGGTGACAGCCACACCCGCTTCCCTCTCGGCATCTCCTTCCCAGCTGGCTCGGGCCTGGTGGCCTTCGCCGCCGCCATCGGCGCCATGCCGCTCGACATGCCGGAATCGGTGCTGGTGCGCTTCTCCGGTTCGCTCCAGCCCGGCGTCACCCTGCGCGACGTGGTCAACGCCATCCCCTGGGTGGCGATCCAGAAGGGCCTTCTCACCGTGGCGAAGGCGGGCAAGATCAACGTGTTCTCGGGCCGGATCATGGAGATCGAGGGGCTCCCCGATCTCAAGCTGGAGCAGGCATTCGAGCTGACGGACGCAACCGCCGAGCGCTCCTGTGCCGGCTGCACGATCAAGCTCTCGGAAGCCACCGTGGCCGAATACCTGCGCAGCAACGTGGCGCTGCTCAGGAACATGATCGCCCGCGGCTATCACGATGAGCGCACGATGGCCCGGCGCATCCAGGCGATGGAGGCCTGGCTGGCCGATCCCCAGCTGATGAGCGCGGATGCCGACGCCGAGTACGCCGAAATCCTCGAGATCAACCTCGACGAACTGACGGAACCGGTGCTGGCCTGCCCCAACGATCCCGACAACGTCAAGCTGCTCTCGGAGGTGGCCGGGGACCGGATCGATGAGGTGTTCATCGGCTCCTGCATGACCAACATCGGCCACTACCGCGCCGCCGCCACCGTGCTGGATGGGGCGGGCACCAGCCAGGCCAGGCTCTGGGTCTGCCCTCCCACCCGCATGGACGATGAGGTGCTGCGCGCCGAGGGCTACACCGCCAAGTTCGAAGCCGCCGGGGCCCGCATGGAACTTCCCGGCTGCTCACTCTGCATGGGCAACCAGGCCCGCGTCGATGACAACACCACGGTGTTCTCCACCAGCACCCGCAACTTCAACAACCGCCTGGGCAATGGTGCCCAGGTGTACCTGGGCAGCGCCGAGCTGGCGGCGGTCTGCGCTCTGCTGGGTCACATCCCCACCCCGGCCGAGTATCTGGAGATCGCCGCGGCCAGGATCGATCCCCTCTCCGATCAGCTCTACCGCTACCTCAACTTCGATCAGATCGAGGGATTCGAAGACCAGGGCCGGGTGGTGAGCAGCGAAGAGGAGGCCCGGGTGCTGGCGGAGGTCTGA